The Papaver somniferum cultivar HN1 chromosome 3, ASM357369v1, whole genome shotgun sequence genome includes a region encoding these proteins:
- the LOC113357261 gene encoding uncharacterized aarF domain-containing protein kinase At1g71810, chloroplastic-like isoform X2 encodes MQVRAAELRKILVELGPAFVKIAQAVSSRADVIPPAYLDELSLLQDRITPFSSEVAFGTMEKELGLPIERLFSAISPETIAAASLGQVYKAKLRQSGQVVAVKVQRPGVQAAITLDIFILRFLAGLVRTVGKFNTDLPALVDEWASSLFRELDYREEAKNGVKFRQLYGSLKDVFVPNMYVEQTSRRVLVMEWVEGRRLSEVKDLYLIEVGVYCSLSQLLEYGFYHADPHPGNLLRTYDGKLAYLDFGMMGEFRQELRDGFIEACLHLVNRDFNALGKDFVTLGLLPATAQKDEVTKALTGVFENAVNRGVRNISFGDLSGNLGRTMYKFKFQIPSYFSLVIRSLAVLEGIAVSFNPNYKVLSSSYPWIARKVLTDSSPQLRSSLQALLYEDGVFRIDRLESLLTESLRAKTENALTGGGGEDTDSRVVIKQVLSFTLTEKGEFVRETLLQELAKGLDSLGLAALQSVTSAAASRLPFASPFLSISLSNEDIIDLRNLRQLVQLLSRFQKNQNQSMGAEDASTYMNQRTSSEEGLLVLNQLEYAQELLPILSILLELPQESQQRMLLLPADLAGRLASRLTARTIQRFLI; translated from the exons ATGCAGGTTAGAGCCGCTGAACTCCGAAAGATACTAGTTGAACTTGGTCCT GCGTTTGTGAAAATTGCTCAAGCTGTCTCATCTAGAGCT GATGTCATACCACCTGCATATCTTGACGAGCTTTCACTGCTACAAGATCGAATAACACCATTTTCATCTGAAGTAGCTTTTGGTACAATGGAAAAGGAGCTTGGTTTACCCATAGAAAGGCTATTCTCAGCTATATCTCCAGAGACTATAGCTGCAGCATCTCTAGGGCAG GTTTACAAGGCTAAGCTTCGCCAGAGCGGACAAGTTGTTGCTGTTAAAGTGCAGAGGCCTGGAGTTCAAGCAGCCATTACGTTGGATATATTCATCTTGCGTTTTCTCGCAGGATTGGTTAGAACAGTTGGCAAGTTCAACACTGATCTTCCG GCCTTAGTAGATGAATGGGCATCAAGTCTTTTTCGG GAGCTGGATTACAGGGAAGAAGCAAAGAATGGAGTAAAGTTTAG ACAGCTATATGGGAGCCTAAAAGATGTTTTTGTACCAAATATGTACGTGGAGCAAACTAGTCGCCGTGTCCTTGTTATGGAATGGGTTGAG GGAAGAAGATTGTCCGAAGTGAAGGATCTTTACCTGATAGAG GTAGGAGTTTATTGCTCACTTTCTCAACTTCTAGAATATGGGTTCTATCATGCAGATCCTCACCCTGGAAACCTTCTACGAACATATGATGGAAAGCTGGCTTATTTGG ATTTTGGTATGATGGGTGAATTTAGACAAGAATTACGAGATGGGTTTATTGAGGCCTGTCTCCATCTGGTCAACCGTGATTTCAATGCGTTGGGTAAGGACTTCGTCACTCTTGG ACTTCTTCCTGCAACTGCACAGAAGGATGAGGTCACAAAAGCTTTAACAG GGGTCTTCGAGAATGCAGTCAACAGAGGCGTCCGCAATATAAGTTTTGGAGATCTTTCAGGAAATCTGGGACGCACTAT GTACAAGTTTAAATTTCAGATACCTTCATATTTTTCTCTTGTCATTCGAAG CCTTGCGGTGTTAGAGGGTATCGCAGTAAGTTTCAATCCAAATTACAAAGTCTTGAGTAGTTCATATCCATGGATTGCAAGAAAAGTCCTAACCGACAGCTCACCGCAACTCAGGTCCTCTTTGCAAGCTCTTCTTTATGAG GATGGCGTGTTCCGGATTGATCGATTAGAGTCTCTATTAACTGAG TCTCTTCGCGCAAAAACAGAGAATGCTTTGACTGGAGGAGGAGGAGAGGACACTGATTCCAGGGTGGTGATTAAGCAGGTCCTTTCCTTTACACTGACTGAAAAG GGCGAATTTGTGAGGGAAACACTTCTTCAGGAGCTGGCAAAG GGTCTGGATTCACTTGGGTTAGCAGCCTTGCAGTCTGTTACATCTGCTGCTGCGTCAAGGCTGCCATTTGCCTCTCCATTTTTATCAATCTCATTGAGCAACGAAGATATTATCGACTTGAGAAACTTGCGTCAACTCGTGCAGTTGTTATCCAGATTTCAAAAGAATCAGAACCAAAGCATG GGAGCGGAAGATGCCAGCACTTACATGAATCAGAGAACTTCCAGTGAGGAGGGATTACTTGTTCTTAATCAACTAGAATATGCTCAGGAACTTTTACCTATCCTTTCTATTCTTTTGGAG CTTCCTCAAGAGTCTCAACAGAGAATGCTCCTTCTACCAGCTGATTTGGCTGGGAGGTTGGCGTCCCGTTTGACTGCAAGAACGATTCAAAGATTCCTCATCTAA
- the LOC113359927 gene encoding uncharacterized protein LOC113359927, with protein MEKQLGELTEKMAEMTSNQALLIERIGQLVESKAVGNNEGQNQSKRGGERLYFSKFDGSDVEGWLFKAAQYFEYYETPANQKIKLATCNLDGKALQWYRWLKRTKPVVTWGEFEKAIISRFGITSSEDAGAKLAKIKQSGSYVEYCEEFERLSNLVDNLPEEFLVSCFLSGLKDEVTLETQSHTLINLHDAMAIGRLQDEKVTLRKQSYIIAPKTPSVVNTSRPFNSRAPISSSKPMTETPVVRRLTQAEAEERRKQQLCYKCDEKWHRGHRCKTQTLFLIDRYDNQDEDEGTDEVVIEEESEKETVKISIHALDGSLAPQTMRVQGEIKKVKVTIFIDSGSTHNFVDSATPKRMGIKIIKDETFEVLVANGARMTCEGRCLDLDYKLNKYGFKGTFHVLPLGGCDVVLGVQWLETLGPITWDFKHLTMDFKRDGEHIRLEGDKKNKVKLANINSIQKLLNKGSTGFFCKINQCSEAQISQETPGEIQELIEEFGEVFSVPTMLPPVRSHDHRITLQPGSAPINVRPYRYAHYQKGEIEKIVK; from the coding sequence ATGGAGAAGCAATTAGGTGAGCTAACGGAGAAGATGGCTGAGATGACATCAAATCAAGCTTTGTTAATTGAGAGGATCGGCCAGCTTGTGGAAAGCAAAGCAGTTGGGAATAATGAGggacaaaaccaatcaaaaagagGAGGTGAGCGATTATATTTTTCTAAGTTTGATGGATCTGATGTAGAAGGTTGGCTCTTTAAGGCTGCACAATATTTTGAATATTATGAAACACCTGCGAATCAGAAAATCAAGCTGGCAACATGTAATTTAGATGGTAAAGCTTTACAATGGTATAGGTGGTTGAAGAGAACTAAACCTGTAGTTACTTGGGGAGAATTTGAGAAAGCCATTATTAGCCGTTTCGGTATTACTTCATCTGAAGATGCAGGAGCAAAACTCGCTAAAATTAAGCAGTCAGGTTCATATGTAGAATATTGTGAAGAATTTGAACGATTATCAAATTTGGTGGATaatttacctgaagaatttttagTGAGCTGTTTTCTAAGTGGATTAAAAGACGAGGTAACACTAGAAACTCAATCCCACACTCTTATTAATTTACATGATGCAATGGCAATTGGAAGGTTACAAGATGAGAAGGTAACACTGCGAAAACAATCATATATAATAGCACCAAAGACACCTAGTGTTGTTAATACTAGTAGACCTTTTAATTCTAGAGCACCTATATCATCTTCAAAACCCATGACAGAAACTCCAGTTGTTAGAAGATTAACTCAGGCTGAAgctgaagaaagaagaaagcaaCAACTATGTTATAAATGTGATGAAAAGTGGCACCGAGGTCATCGATGTAAAACTCAGACATTGTTCTTAATTGATAGATATGACAATCAGGATGAAGATGAAGGTACAGATGAAGTTGTTatagaagaagaatctgaaaaaGAAACCGTCAAGATTTCTATACATGCACTGGATGGATCATTAGCTCCACAAACCATGCGGGTACAAGGAGAAATTAAGAAGGTTAAAGTTACCATATTTATCGATTCTGGAAGTACCCATAATTTTGTTGATTCTGCGACACCTAAAAGAATGGGAATTAAAATAATTAAAGATGAGACTTTTGAGGTGTTGGTAGCTAATGGTGCTAGaatgacttgtgaaggaagatgctTGGATCTGGATTATAAGTTAAATAAATATGGGTTCAAAGGAACTTTTCATGTATTGCCACTTGGGGGATGCGATGTGGTTCTGGGAGTCCAATGGTTAGAAACGTTGGGTCCCATAACTTGGGATTTCAAACATTTAACCATGGATTTTAAAAGGGATGGTGAACATATTCGACTAGAaggagataagaaaaataaagtaaagttAGCCAACATCAATAGCATCCAGAAACTCTTAAATAAGGGATCAACTGGGTTCTTTTGCAAAATCAACCAATGTTCAGAAGCACAGATTAGTCAAGAAACACCAGGGGAGATACAAGAATTAATTGAAGAGTTTGGTGAGGTGTTCTCGGTACCCACAATGTTGCCACCTGTGAGAAGCCATGATCACCGCATAACGTTACAACCTGGGAGTGCTCCAATCAATGTACGACCTTACAGGTACGCACATTACCAGAAAGGTGAGATTGAAAAGATTGTTAAATAG
- the LOC113357261 gene encoding uncharacterized aarF domain-containing protein kinase At1g71810, chloroplastic-like isoform X1: protein MSIILPLSSSKFPANFKSIPSPKSTPQLILLQSNHSFFISRRIPSIYRFRSSKNPPISAVSQDVDTFTKYSGYIFDENNDNSEAEIILEYNPSKISSIYRKKPLLLLRRLLQVGNTLGRWFILRYVDKVTQRSDSMFKVRAAELRKILVELGPAFVKIAQAVSSRADVIPPAYLDELSLLQDRITPFSSEVAFGTMEKELGLPIERLFSAISPETIAAASLGQVYKAKLRQSGQVVAVKVQRPGVQAAITLDIFILRFLAGLVRTVGKFNTDLPALVDEWASSLFRELDYREEAKNGVKFRQLYGSLKDVFVPNMYVEQTSRRVLVMEWVEGRRLSEVKDLYLIEVGVYCSLSQLLEYGFYHADPHPGNLLRTYDGKLAYLDFGMMGEFRQELRDGFIEACLHLVNRDFNALGKDFVTLGLLPATAQKDEVTKALTGVFENAVNRGVRNISFGDLSGNLGRTMYKFKFQIPSYFSLVIRSLAVLEGIAVSFNPNYKVLSSSYPWIARKVLTDSSPQLRSSLQALLYEDGVFRIDRLESLLTESLRAKTENALTGGGGEDTDSRVVIKQVLSFTLTEKGEFVRETLLQELAKGLDSLGLAALQSVTSAAASRLPFASPFLSISLSNEDIIDLRNLRQLVQLLSRFQKNQNQSMGAEDASTYMNQRTSSEEGLLVLNQLEYAQELLPILSILLELPQESQQRMLLLPADLAGRLASRLTARTIQRFLI, encoded by the exons ATGTCGATCATTCTCCCGCTATCTTcttccaaatttcccgccaatttcaaatcCATTCCATCCCCAAAATCCACTCCTCAGCTAATTTTACTTCAATCTAACCATTCCTTTTTCATTTCTCGACGAATTCCATCCATTTATAGATTCCGATCTTCTAAAAACCCACCAATTTCAGCTGTGAGTCAAGATGTAGATACATTTACAAAGTATTCTGGTTACATATTTGATGAAAACAATGATAATTCTGAAGCAGAGATTATATTAGAGTATAATCCATCGAAGATCAGTTCAATTTACAGAAAGAAACCATTATTACTTCTTCGTAGGCTTTTACAGGTTGGTAATACTTTGGGGCGATGGTTCATACTTAGGTATGTAGATAAGGTAACACAACGGTCGGATTCAATGTTTAAG GTTAGAGCCGCTGAACTCCGAAAGATACTAGTTGAACTTGGTCCT GCGTTTGTGAAAATTGCTCAAGCTGTCTCATCTAGAGCT GATGTCATACCACCTGCATATCTTGACGAGCTTTCACTGCTACAAGATCGAATAACACCATTTTCATCTGAAGTAGCTTTTGGTACAATGGAAAAGGAGCTTGGTTTACCCATAGAAAGGCTATTCTCAGCTATATCTCCAGAGACTATAGCTGCAGCATCTCTAGGGCAG GTTTACAAGGCTAAGCTTCGCCAGAGCGGACAAGTTGTTGCTGTTAAAGTGCAGAGGCCTGGAGTTCAAGCAGCCATTACGTTGGATATATTCATCTTGCGTTTTCTCGCAGGATTGGTTAGAACAGTTGGCAAGTTCAACACTGATCTTCCG GCCTTAGTAGATGAATGGGCATCAAGTCTTTTTCGG GAGCTGGATTACAGGGAAGAAGCAAAGAATGGAGTAAAGTTTAG ACAGCTATATGGGAGCCTAAAAGATGTTTTTGTACCAAATATGTACGTGGAGCAAACTAGTCGCCGTGTCCTTGTTATGGAATGGGTTGAG GGAAGAAGATTGTCCGAAGTGAAGGATCTTTACCTGATAGAG GTAGGAGTTTATTGCTCACTTTCTCAACTTCTAGAATATGGGTTCTATCATGCAGATCCTCACCCTGGAAACCTTCTACGAACATATGATGGAAAGCTGGCTTATTTGG ATTTTGGTATGATGGGTGAATTTAGACAAGAATTACGAGATGGGTTTATTGAGGCCTGTCTCCATCTGGTCAACCGTGATTTCAATGCGTTGGGTAAGGACTTCGTCACTCTTGG ACTTCTTCCTGCAACTGCACAGAAGGATGAGGTCACAAAAGCTTTAACAG GGGTCTTCGAGAATGCAGTCAACAGAGGCGTCCGCAATATAAGTTTTGGAGATCTTTCAGGAAATCTGGGACGCACTAT GTACAAGTTTAAATTTCAGATACCTTCATATTTTTCTCTTGTCATTCGAAG CCTTGCGGTGTTAGAGGGTATCGCAGTAAGTTTCAATCCAAATTACAAAGTCTTGAGTAGTTCATATCCATGGATTGCAAGAAAAGTCCTAACCGACAGCTCACCGCAACTCAGGTCCTCTTTGCAAGCTCTTCTTTATGAG GATGGCGTGTTCCGGATTGATCGATTAGAGTCTCTATTAACTGAG TCTCTTCGCGCAAAAACAGAGAATGCTTTGACTGGAGGAGGAGGAGAGGACACTGATTCCAGGGTGGTGATTAAGCAGGTCCTTTCCTTTACACTGACTGAAAAG GGCGAATTTGTGAGGGAAACACTTCTTCAGGAGCTGGCAAAG GGTCTGGATTCACTTGGGTTAGCAGCCTTGCAGTCTGTTACATCTGCTGCTGCGTCAAGGCTGCCATTTGCCTCTCCATTTTTATCAATCTCATTGAGCAACGAAGATATTATCGACTTGAGAAACTTGCGTCAACTCGTGCAGTTGTTATCCAGATTTCAAAAGAATCAGAACCAAAGCATG GGAGCGGAAGATGCCAGCACTTACATGAATCAGAGAACTTCCAGTGAGGAGGGATTACTTGTTCTTAATCAACTAGAATATGCTCAGGAACTTTTACCTATCCTTTCTATTCTTTTGGAG CTTCCTCAAGAGTCTCAACAGAGAATGCTCCTTCTACCAGCTGATTTGGCTGGGAGGTTGGCGTCCCGTTTGACTGCAAGAACGATTCAAAGATTCCTCATCTAA